The Acropora palmata chromosome 10, jaAcrPala1.3, whole genome shotgun sequence genome contains a region encoding:
- the LOC141893986 gene encoding uridine-cytidine kinase-like 1: MAEKSERPCGLAINLRSISPTEDSSGSCDSISDTPSQPPSSPLKSKPENVRMFRRSNRTIYTAGRPPWYDSQGQLKEPFVIGLCGGSASGKTTVANKIIEQLGVPWVSMLSLDSFYKVLTQEQHEAANRNEYNFDHPDSFDADLAAMVLKKLKEGKSVQVPIYDFKSHARLEQKHDLYGANVIIFEGIMAFAYKELRDLMDMKVFVDADPDVRLARRLKRDIAERQRDLVGVLQQYNKFVKPAFDQYIAPTVVYADIVVPRGGENSVAIDLIIRHVRNQLEQRGFNFRAQLRSAHQGQPLPSSLSIVESTPQVRGLHSIIRNEEASRDDFIFYSKRLMRILIEHALSLLPFTKNVVTTMEGTKYEGRKFDGKRLCGVSILRAGETMEPALESVVKDIRVGKILIQTNEYTSEPELHYHRLPKGINDDHVLLMDATVATGAAALMAIRVLLDHDVKEENILFLSLIAAESGVHTIAYAYPKVKIVTAEVDPEVNDKFHIIPGIGNFGDRYFGTAVY, from the exons ATGGCGGAAAAATCCGAACGACCATGTGGCCTTGCTATAAATTTAAGATCGATTTCTCCAACTGAGGACAGCTCTGGAAGCTGTGATAG CATTAGTGACACCCCTAGTCAGCCTCCCAGCTCTCCTTTGAAGTCAAAACCTGAGAATGTTCGGATGTTCAGACGGTCGAATAGGACGATATACACGGCGG GTCGTCCTCCTTGGTATGACTCACAAGGACAACTGAAAGAGCCATTTGTCATAG GTCTGTGTGGTGGGAGTGCATCAGGTAAAACCACTGTAGCAAATAAAATCATAGAACAGCTAGGAGTTCCATGGGTCAGCATGCTTTCACTTGATTCTTTTTACAAG gTTTTGACCCAAGAGCAACATGAAGCAGCTAACAGAAATGAATACAACTTTGATCATCCAG ATTCATTTGATGCCGACTTAGCAGCAATGGTgttgaagaaattaaaagaaggaaaaagtgTTCAG GTGCCAATTTATGACTTCAAATCTCACGCCAGATTAGAACAGAAG CATGATCTGTACGGTGCAAATGTCATCATCTTTGAGGGAATCATGGCGTTTGCATATAAGGAGCTTAGAGAT ctaATGGATATGAAGGTTTTTGTTGATGCCGACCCTGATGTCAGACTGGCCAGAAG ACTTAAGAGAGACATAGCTGAAAGACAAAGAGATCTTGTTGGTGTTTTGCAGCAATACAACAAATTTGTGAAACCT GCATTTGACCAGTACATTGCACCTACTGTAGTTTATGCTGACATAGTTGTCCCCAGAGGTGGGGAAAATAGTGTTGCTATTGATTTGATAATTCGTCATGTGAGAAATCAGTTGGAACAG AGGGGATTTAACTTCAG AGCTCAGCTGAGATCTGCTCATCAAGGCCAGCCCCTGCCCAGCTCATTAAGTATAGTTGAGAGTACACCCCAAGTGCGAGGACTGCATTCCATAATCAG AAATGAGGAGGCTAGTAGAgatgattttatcttttattcCAAGAGACTTATGAGAATACTTATTGAGCATGCTCTGTCCCTCTTACCCTTCACG AAAAATGTCGTGACTACAATGGAAGGCACTAAATatgaaggaagaaaatttGATGGCAAGAGA TTATGTGGTGTCTCCATCCTTCGAGCAGGTGAAACAATGGAACCTGCTCTTGAATCTGTGGTCAAAGACATTAGAGTAGGAAAGATTCTTATCCAAACAAATGAATACACCTCAGAACCCGAG CTTCATTACCATCGCCTTCCAAAAGGAATTAATGACGATCATGTCCTTCTTATGGATGCTACTGTAGCCACAGGAGCGGCAG CGCTCATGGCCATCCGGGTTTTGTTG GATCACGAcgtgaaagaagaaaacatacTCTTCCTATCACTCATAGCAGCTGAATCGG